Part of the Bacteriovorax stolpii genome, CTCAATTTCAAATCCTTTGGGCGATAAGACAATTTTTTATCCAAAGAAATTTTGTGGACGTTTTACCTCCTCCGATGGTGCAAAACCCAGGAATGGAGACTCACATACACCCTTTTCAGGTGGCCCATGTACGCACGCAGTCTTTAAGTCCTTGGTACCTAAACACTTCGCCAGAATTCCACATGAAAGAGCTTCTTTCGCTGGGATTTGAAAATATTTTTACTCTTGGTTACTCATTTCGTGATGAACCCAATGCTCCCAACCACCGCCCGCAGTTTTTAATGTTGGAGTGGTATAGAACCGGAGCTCACTACACGAAAATCATGGAAGATTGTGAAGAGCTTTTTAAATTCACACTAAATTCTCTCAATGAAAAAAATCTTCCGGTTGATCAAACACTTTTAAACGCCAAATTTGAGCGCGCGACTATCCAGGAACTTTTTTTGGATATGTTAAACGTAGATATCCTGAACTTTCTTGAGACGAAAGATTTAAAAGAATTGATTGAGAAAAATTTCAAAGATGTTCCTCTTCCTGTTCAGGGTGAAGAACTCTCTTGGGATGATTATTACTTTCTGCTTTTCTTAAATAAGATTGAGCCACATCTAGCTCATTATCCATATTTGCTTTTATATGAATTCCCAAATCACTTAAGTGCTCTTTCAACTTTAAAACCTGAAGACCAAAGAGTGTGTGAGCGTTTTGAAATTTATTCAAAAGGCGTCGAGCTTTGCAATTGTTTTAATGAGCTTCGCGATCTCAAGATTCAAAAAGAAAGATTTCATTTCCAGGCAAAAGAAAAAGAGAAGCTCTATGGCTATAAACTTCCCGAGCCGCAAGTGCTTTACCAGGCGATGGAAAGAGGTCTCCCGGTTTCCAGTGGAATTGCATTGGGAGTTGAGCGTTTATTAAAAATCCTGACTGATATTGAAAACCCGTTTTGGGAATAATTACATCATCGAATTAAACGCTGAGTGAATTTTGATGATAAGTTCAGACTTAATATGCTGAAGTGGCACTTTGCCTGCCCATGCTTTGTGCTCAAGAGCTGAAGTCTTTTTACGAAGCGGGTTTGACCAGATTTGTGGGAATCTTGTCGCTAAGTCTGATGACATAATGGCATACCATCTCTCTAAACCATCGCGGTCGTCACCGAAAGCATCGGCAACTTCCAAGGCCTTTTCAGTCACCAGTCTCTTTAAAGTAAAGACACTCATTCCTTCAAAGCTTTTCTTAACAACTTTTTTTCCAAAATATTTATCATAGAAATAAACAGCAAAATCAGCGGTTGCATTTTTAACTGGTTTATCCCAGTTTTCCATTCCAGCATAAGTTGAATCAAGAACCAGTGAACGGTAAACACCCTCACGCGTTCCCCCTTGAGAAAGAACGTTCAGGAATTTTCCAAGTTCATCATCATTTGGTTTCTCTTGTCTGGTTGCTTCGTAAAGTTCTTTGATATAGGCATAGTTGAATTTCTCTTCAACTTCCGGCTTTAAAATAACTTTATCTTGTTTCTTATTGTAAACAGCAGTCGAGCGA contains:
- a CDS encoding amino acid--tRNA ligase-related protein, whose protein sequence is MRKVKLAAQFQILWAIRQFFIQRNFVDVLPPPMVQNPGMETHIHPFQVAHVRTQSLSPWYLNTSPEFHMKELLSLGFENIFTLGYSFRDEPNAPNHRPQFLMLEWYRTGAHYTKIMEDCEELFKFTLNSLNEKNLPVDQTLLNAKFERATIQELFLDMLNVDILNFLETKDLKELIEKNFKDVPLPVQGEELSWDDYYFLLFLNKIEPHLAHYPYLLLYEFPNHLSALSTLKPEDQRVCERFEIYSKGVELCNCFNELRDLKIQKERFHFQAKEKEKLYGYKLPEPQVLYQAMERGLPVSSGIALGVERLLKILTDIENPFWE